Below is a genomic region from Escherichia ruysiae.
AACGTCGAGCGACTCGATGTTATCGCTGTTTTGTGTATCACGAAGACGAACGCCAGTGACACCCATCTGATCGCCGGTCACTTCTTCCAGCGTACGGTTGGTGTGCAGAATGATGTTGCCGTTCTCCACTTTATCCATCAGACGCTTAATCAGAATTTTTTCTGCGCGGAAAGTATCGCGGCGGTGAATCAGGTGTACTTCAGAAGCAATGTTAGAGAGATACAATGCCTCTTCAACAGCGGTATTACCGCCGCCGATAACCGCAACCTTCTGATTACGGTAGAAGAATCCATCGCAGGTCGCACAGGCGGAAACCCCACGTCCTTTAAAGGCTTCTTCAGAGGGCAGGCCGAGATAGCGAGCAGAAGCTCCGGTAGCAATAATCAGCGCATCGCAGGTGTACTCGCCGCTGTCGCCAGACAGACGGAACGGACGATTCTGCAAATCCACTTTGTTGATGTGATCAAAGATGATTTCAGTTTCAAATTTGGTGGCATGTTCATGCATGCGTTCCATTAATAACGGACCGGTCAGATCGTTTGGATCGCCTGGCCAGTTTTCCACTTCCGTGGTGGTGGTCAGTTGGCCGCCTTTTTCCATGCCGGTAATCAGCACGGGTTGCAGGTTGGCGCGCGCCGCGTAGACAGCAGCGGTATAGCCCGCCGGGCCTGAACCCAGGATAAGCAGTTTACTGTGTTTGGTCGTGCCCATGAGATCCCCATAGTTGTTGGCAGACAATGGGCAGGATTGTAGGGAATTTACAGACGTAAAAAAAGAGTATGACGATTTTGTTAACGATTTGTGCAATCGTCAGAAGCGATAAGCATGTCAAATTCTTCTGTCATTATCACGCCTGCTACTTAATTTTTCCGGTTTATAAGCCGATTAAATGATGATTAAACGCGACTGTTAATGAATAACTGGCATGTTGTACTAAAAAACGATGTTTTGCTTTGACAATCACCTGGTGTTTTGCGAAAACATTCGAGGAAGAAAAAAACAGTATTCTTATATGCGCATAATCATGCATGTAAATACCATGTTTACCGTGCTAGTGAAATCTACGCATGGCGTGGACAGACGCCATTCGTGATGTCGATAGCAGCCTCCAGGCAACGGTCTTCTCACCGTAGACCCAGGCATTGCGCGCCGTGAATCTTAATGATTTCGGTCTATCGTGACGGGTAGCGACTCTGAACAGTGATGTTTTCAGGGTCAGACAGGAGTAGGGAAGGAATACAGAGAGACAATAATAATGGTAGATAGCAAGAAGCGCCCTGGCAAAGATCTCGACCGTATCGATCGTAACATTCTTAATGAGTTGCAAAAGGATGGGCGTATTTCTAACGTCGAGCTTTCTAAACGTGTGGGACTTTCCCCAACGCCGTGCCTTGAGCGTGTGCGTCGGCTGGAAAGACAAGGGTTTATCCAGGGCTATACGGCACTGCTGAACCCGCATTATCTGGATGCATCACTTCTGGTATTCGTTGAGATTACTCTGAATCGTGGTGCTCCGGATGTGTTTGAACAATTCAATACCGCTGTACAAAAACTTGAAGAAATTCAGGAGTGTCATTTAGTATCTGGTGATTTCGACTACCTGTTGAAAACACGCGTGCCGGATATGTCAGCTTACCGTAAGCTGCTGGGGGAAACTCTGCTGCGTCTGCCTGGCGTCAATGACACACGGACATACGTTGTTATGGAAGAAGTCAAGCAGAGTAATCGTCTGGTTATTAAGACGCGCTAACACGGAACAGGTGCAAAATCGGCGTATTTTGATTACACTCCTGTTAATCCATACAGCAACAGTACTGGGGTAACCTGGTACTGTTGTCCGTTTTAGCATCGGGCAGGAAAAGCCTGTAACCTGGAGAGCCTTTCTTGAGCCAGGAATACACTGAAGACAAAGAAGTCACATTGACAAAGTTAAGCAGCGGGCGCCGACTTCTGGAGGCGTTGCTGATTCTTATTGTCCTGTTTGCCGTCTGGTTGATGGCAGCTTTATTGAGTTTTAACCCTTCGGATCCTAGCTGGTCGCAAACGGCCTGGCATGAGCCTATCCATAATTTAGGTGGGGCTCCTGGTGCGTGGCTGGCCGATACCCTGTTCTTCATTTTTGGCGTGATGGCTTACACCATCCCCGTCATCATTGTCGGTGGCTGTTGGTTTGCGTGGCGTCATCAGGCCAGCGACGAATACATTGATTATTTTGCCGTTTCGTTACGTATTATTGGCGTGCTGGCGCTCATCCTTACCTCCTGTGGTCTGGCAGCCATTAACGCCGACGATATCTGGTATTTTGCCTCTGGTGGCGTAATCGGTAGTTTATTAAGCACCACGTTGCAGCCTCTGCTACACAGCAGTGGGGGAACTATTGCGCTGCTTTGCGTCTGGGCAGCTGGCCTGACGCTGTTTACCGGTTGGTCCTGGGTGACTATTGCCGAAAAACTGGGCGGCTGGATTTTAAACATTCTCACCTTCGCCAGTAATCGCACCCGTCGCGATGATACCTGGGTCGATGAAGATGAGTATGAAGACGACGAAGAGTACGAAGATGAAAACCACGGCAAACAGCATGAATCGCGCCGTGCTCGTATTCTTCGCGGCGCGCTAGCGCGTCGTAAACGCCTGGCGGAAAAATTCATTAATCCGATGGGGCGGCAAACAGACGCTGCGTTATTTTCCGGCAAGCGGATGGATGATGAAGACGATGTTACCTACACTGCGCGCGGCGTAGCAGCCGATCCTGATGACGTCCTGTTTTCGGGCAATCGTGCAACGCAGCCAGAGTATGACGAATACGATCCTTTATTAAATGGTGCGCCGATTACCGAGCCTGTCGCTGCCGCAGCGGCTGCAACCACGGCGACGCAAAGCTGGGCCGCGCCGGTTGAACCTGTTACTCAGACGCCGCCTGTTGCCTCTGTTGATGTTCCACCTGCGCAACCTACTGTTGCCTGGCAGCCTGTGCCGGGGCCGCAAACGGGCGAGCCGGTTATTGCTCCTGCAGCGGAAGGTTACCCACAGCAGCCACAATATTCGCAGCCTGCGGTGCAATATAATGAGCCGCTGCAACAGCCTGTACCGCCACAGCAGTCGTACTATACGCCTGCTGCGGAACAACCTGTTCAACATGCAGCGGAACAACCTGTTCAACAGCCGTATTATGCCCCTGCACCAGAACAGCCGGTGGCTGGTAACGCCTGGCAAGCCGAAGAGCAGCAATCCGCTTTTGCTCCCCAGTCTACAAACCAGACGGAGCAAACTTACCAGCAGCCAGCCGTTCAGGAGCCGTTGTACCAACAGCCGCAACCTGTTGAACAGCAGCCTGTCGCGACACCTGAGCCTGTTGTAGAAGAGACAAAGCCTGCGCGTCCGCCGCTTTACTATTTTGAAGAAGTGGAAGAGAAGCGTGCCCGTGAACGTGAACAACTTGCGGCCTGGTATCAACCGATTCCTGAACCGGTTAAAGAACCAGAACCGATCAAATCTTCGCTGAAAGCAACTTCTGTTGCAGCAGTACCTCCAGTAGAAGCCGCTGCCGCTGTTTCACCGCTGGCATCGGGCGTGAAAAAAGCGACCCTGGCGACGGGAGCCGCAGCGACGGTTGCTGCGCCTGTTTTCAGCCTGGCAAATAGCGGTGCGCCGCGTCCGCAAGTGAAAGAGGGCATTGGCCCGCAGTTACCTCGACCGAAGCGTATCCGCGTACCAACACGTCGTGAACTGGCGTCATATGGCATTAAGCTGCCCTCACAGCGTGCAGCGGAAGAGAAGGCTCGTGAAGCCCAGCGCAACCAGTACGATGCTGGCGGGCAGTATAACGATGATGAAATCGATGCGATGCAGCAGGATGAACTGGCTCGTCAGTTCGCCCAGACGCAGCAGCAACGCTATGGCGAGCAATATCAACATGATGTGCCAGTGAACGCGGAAGATGCAGATGCTGCGGCAGAGGCTGAGCTGGCTCGTCAGTTTGCCCAGACTCAGCAGCAGCGTTATTCCGGTGAACAACCGGCTGGGGCGAATCCGTTCTCGCTGGATGATTTCGAATTTTCACCGATGAAAGCGTTAGTGGATGATGGTCCACACGAACCGCTGTTTACGCCAATTGTTGAACCTGTTCAGCAGCCGCAGCAACCGGTAGCACCGCAGCCGCAGTATCAACAGCCGCAGCAACCGGTAGCGCCACAGCCGCAATATCAACAGCCGCAACAACCGGTAGCACCGCAGCAGCACTATCAACAGCCGCAACAACCGGTAGCACCGCAGCAGCACTATCAACAGCCGCAACAACCGGTAGCGCCACAGCAGCAATATCAGCAGCCGCAGCAACCGGTAGCGCCACAGCCGCAGTATCAGCAGCCGCAGCAACCGGTAGCGCCACAGTCGCAGGATACCCTGCTTCATCCGCTGTTAATGCGCAATGGCGACAGTCGTCCACTACACAAACCGACGACGCCGCTGCCTTCTCTGGATTTGCTGACGCCGCCGCCGAGCGAAGTGGAACCCGTAGATACCTTTGCGCTTGAGCAAATGGCGCGTCTGGTAGAGGCGCGTCTGGCTGATTTCCGCATTAAAGCCGATGTCGTCAATTATTCTCCGGGGCCAGTTATCACCCGCTTTGAGCTGAATCTGGCACCGGGCGTAAAAGCGGCGCGTATTTCTAATTTATCACGTGACCTCGCTCGTTCGCTATCAACCGTGGCGGTTCGTGTCGTTGAAGTTATTCCGGGTAAACCTTACGTAGGTCTGGAGTTACCCAACAAAAAACGCCAAACCGTTTACCTGCGCGAAGTGCTGGACAACGCTAAGTTCCGCGATAACCCATCGCCATTAACGATAGTGCTGGGTAAAGATATCGCTGGCGATCCGGTCGTTGCCGATCTGGCAAAAATGCCGCATTTGTTGGTTGCGGGCACTACCGGCTCCGGTAAGTCAGTCGGTGTGAACGCCATGATCCTGAGTATGCTCTATAAAGCGCAGCCGGAAGATGTGCGTTTCATCATGATCGACCCGAAAATGCTGGAGCTTTCGGTATATGAAGGTATTCCGCATCTGCTAACGGAAGTCGTGACCGACATGAAAGATGCTGCCAACGCTTTACGCTGGTGCGTCAACGAAATGGAGCGTCGTTATAAACTGATGTCTGCGCTGGGTGTGCGTAACCTGGCGGGTTATAACGAAAAAATTGCTGAAGCTGACCGTATGATGCGCCCAATACCAGATCCGTACTGGAAACCGGGCGACAGTATGGATGCTCAGCATCCGGTGCTGAAAAAAGAGCCTTATATTGTTGTTCTGGTCGATGAATTTGCCGACCTGATGATGACGGTGGGTAAAAAAGTGGAAGAGCTGATTGCACGTCTGGCGCAAAAAGCCCGTGCCGCAGGTATCCACCTCGTATTGGCAACGCAACGTCCATCAGTTGATGTTATTACAGGTCTGATTAAAGCGAATATTCCGACCCGTATCGCCTTTACGGTATCCAGTAAAATTGACTCACGAACCATTCTCGATCAGGCTGGTGCCGAATCGTTACTGGGCATGGGGGATATGCTCTACTCCGGGCCGAACTCCACCATGCCGG
It encodes:
- the trxB gene encoding thioredoxin-disulfide reductase, giving the protein MGTTKHSKLLILGSGPAGYTAAVYAARANLQPVLITGMEKGGQLTTTTEVENWPGDPNDLTGPLLMERMHEHATKFETEIIFDHINKVDLQNRPFRLSGDSGEYTCDALIIATGASARYLGLPSEEAFKGRGVSACATCDGFFYRNQKVAVIGGGNTAVEEALYLSNIASEVHLIHRRDTFRAEKILIKRLMDKVENGNIILHTNRTLEEVTGDQMGVTGVRLRDTQNSDNIESLDVAGLFVAIGHSPNTAIFEGQLELENGYIKVQSGIHGNATQTSIPGVFAAGDVMDHIYRQAITSAGTGCMAALDAERYLDGLADAK
- the lrp gene encoding leucine-responsive transcriptional regulator Lrp, with amino-acid sequence MVDSKKRPGKDLDRIDRNILNELQKDGRISNVELSKRVGLSPTPCLERVRRLERQGFIQGYTALLNPHYLDASLLVFVEITLNRGAPDVFEQFNTAVQKLEEIQECHLVSGDFDYLLKTRVPDMSAYRKLLGETLLRLPGVNDTRTYVVMEEVKQSNRLVIKTR
- the ftsK gene encoding DNA translocase FtsK, translated to MSQEYTEDKEVTLTKLSSGRRLLEALLILIVLFAVWLMAALLSFNPSDPSWSQTAWHEPIHNLGGAPGAWLADTLFFIFGVMAYTIPVIIVGGCWFAWRHQASDEYIDYFAVSLRIIGVLALILTSCGLAAINADDIWYFASGGVIGSLLSTTLQPLLHSSGGTIALLCVWAAGLTLFTGWSWVTIAEKLGGWILNILTFASNRTRRDDTWVDEDEYEDDEEYEDENHGKQHESRRARILRGALARRKRLAEKFINPMGRQTDAALFSGKRMDDEDDVTYTARGVAADPDDVLFSGNRATQPEYDEYDPLLNGAPITEPVAAAAAATTATQSWAAPVEPVTQTPPVASVDVPPAQPTVAWQPVPGPQTGEPVIAPAAEGYPQQPQYSQPAVQYNEPLQQPVPPQQSYYTPAAEQPVQHAAEQPVQQPYYAPAPEQPVAGNAWQAEEQQSAFAPQSTNQTEQTYQQPAVQEPLYQQPQPVEQQPVATPEPVVEETKPARPPLYYFEEVEEKRAREREQLAAWYQPIPEPVKEPEPIKSSLKATSVAAVPPVEAAAAVSPLASGVKKATLATGAAATVAAPVFSLANSGAPRPQVKEGIGPQLPRPKRIRVPTRRELASYGIKLPSQRAAEEKAREAQRNQYDAGGQYNDDEIDAMQQDELARQFAQTQQQRYGEQYQHDVPVNAEDADAAAEAELARQFAQTQQQRYSGEQPAGANPFSLDDFEFSPMKALVDDGPHEPLFTPIVEPVQQPQQPVAPQPQYQQPQQPVAPQPQYQQPQQPVAPQQHYQQPQQPVAPQQHYQQPQQPVAPQQQYQQPQQPVAPQPQYQQPQQPVAPQSQDTLLHPLLMRNGDSRPLHKPTTPLPSLDLLTPPPSEVEPVDTFALEQMARLVEARLADFRIKADVVNYSPGPVITRFELNLAPGVKAARISNLSRDLARSLSTVAVRVVEVIPGKPYVGLELPNKKRQTVYLREVLDNAKFRDNPSPLTIVLGKDIAGDPVVADLAKMPHLLVAGTTGSGKSVGVNAMILSMLYKAQPEDVRFIMIDPKMLELSVYEGIPHLLTEVVTDMKDAANALRWCVNEMERRYKLMSALGVRNLAGYNEKIAEADRMMRPIPDPYWKPGDSMDAQHPVLKKEPYIVVLVDEFADLMMTVGKKVEELIARLAQKARAAGIHLVLATQRPSVDVITGLIKANIPTRIAFTVSSKIDSRTILDQAGAESLLGMGDMLYSGPNSTMPVRVHGAFVRDQEVHAVVQDWKARGRPQYVDGITSDSESEGGAGGFDGAEELDPLFDQAVQFVTEKRKASISGVQRQFRIGYNRAARIIEQMEAQGIVSEQGHNGNREVLAPPPFD